In Tenacibaculum sp. 190524A02b, the genomic stretch TTTCTATAACCTTTTGATAACGACGTTGTACAGAACAATCTCTTTCAAATAAATGCACCATATTACCGTGAGCATCTGCGACTATTTGAATTTCAATATGCTTAGGGTTTTCAACGTATTTTTCTAAAAAAACGGTATCGTCTCCAAATGCATTTAAAGCCTCTCTTTTAGCTTCTGTATATCCTTTCCTTAACTCATTCTCATTTCGTATTACACGCATTCCTCTACCACCACCACCAGAAGCTGCTTTTAACATTACAGGATACCCAATGCCTTCTGCTTCTTTAATTGCTATATTAATAGTAGTTAAATCTTCTTTGTTACTTTGAATAATAGGAACATTGTTTGCTACCGCAACTTCTTTTGCTGTAATTTTATCTCCTAACGCTTTTAATACTGATACTTTGGGGCCAATGAAAATAATTCCGTTTTCTTCACACTTTTTTGCAAATTCAGCATTTTCAGATAAAAAACCATACCCTGGATGAATTGCATCTACATGATTCTCTTTAGCTACTTTTATAATAGCATCAATATCTAAATAGGGCTTTAAAGGTTCATTGTCTTCTCCTATTTGGTAGCATTCATCTGCTTTATAACGGTGTAAAGAATAACGATCTTCATAGGTGTAAATTCCTACCGTTTTGATACCTATTTCTACACATGCTCTAAAAACTCTAATAGCAATTTCTCCCCTGTTTGCTACCAGTACCTTTTGTATTTTCATTGTTATGTTTATTGTTGTTGTTAATTGGTTCTCAAATTTAACCTTTAATTTACATTTTTATAAGTAAAACAAAGATTTTAATTACAAAAAACCATCATTTTAGCAAATCATCAAAATAAATGCAATAAAAAAACGATTTTTAAGTTTTTTGTTGAATAATTATCAATTTAACAACCTTATTAAGTCTTTAATGTTTTATATTTCGAAAACTTAATTACAACAACTAAAAAAGACGCTCAAAAAGCGTCTTTTTTAGTTTATTATTTATTTATATTATCCTACCCTAGAATTTCTCCTTGTTTTGCTTGTAATTCCTTTATAAATGGTTGTTTGTACAAGCGCTTACCTAAAGCTTTATGGATTGCATTAGCCACAGCACCTCCTGCTGGTGGTAAACCTGGCTCGCCTAAACCTGTAGGAGATAATTCATTTTCTACAAAATGTACTTCTACTTTTGGTGTTTCATTCATTCTAATTAAACGGTACGTATCAAAGTTTTTATGAGAAGGTTTTCCATCTTTAAAAGTAAAATCGCCATACAAAGCATGTCCAATACCATCTATAACGCCTCCTTGTATTTGGTTAATAGCTCCTGTTGGATTTATAACAATACCACAATCTACAGCAGCCACCACTTTCGTTACTACTGGCAATCCATCTTTCAATACCACTTCAGCCAACTCAGCTACATGAGTATTATGACTATAATACGCAGAGAATCCTTGATAAACATCCTTTTCAGCTTTTCCCCATCCACCTTTTTCAGCAGCTAGTTTTATGGTATTTTCCATTCGTTGTCCAGAATATTGGATATTTTCATCTTTAGTTCCTTTTACGTTTTGCAATAGCTCTATTCTCAACTGTACTGGATCTTTACCTAACTCTTCTGCTAACTCATCAAAAAAACTTTGTTCTGCATAGGCTAAAAAATTTGTATAAGGTGCTCGCCAAGCTCCTGTTGTTATAGTACTCTGATAGTTTTGTGTTGATACTTTATAATTAGGAATACAACCTGCAGGAAAAAAATGTGGAATGGCTCCGTACATATTTCCGTTTATAGCTGCTTCTTTTAAATGGTATCCTGTTATTTTATTATCTTTTATAGAAGCGGCTATTCGGTATTTAATAGCGGGTCTATAAATTCCATCAGTCATATCATCTTCTCTAGAAAACACAACTTTTACGGGTTGTTTTGCTACATTAGAAATCTCAGCAGCTTCTAGTGCAAAATCACCATACAAACGTCTTCCAAAACCACCGCCCATTCTTGTCATTTCCAATTCAATTTCTTCTTCTTTTCTATTTAATAATTGCGCTATTCTTCCTGCCGTCCATTGTGGTGTTTGGATAGGGCCTACTAAATGAACTTTCTCTTTGGTTACGTTAGCATAAAAATTCATTGGTTCTAAACAGTTATGAGGCAAAAAAGGAGAGTGATATGTTTTTTCAATTACTTTATCAGCCTCAGAAAATGCCTTTTTTACATTGCCGTCTTCTCGCCTATTTTTAAAGTCATTCCCTCCAAGAATATTATTTAGAATTTTGTTATGATCTTCTGTACTTTCTAGTTTTTCTTCATCTTTCCAAACAGCTTTTAAGGCTTTTTTTCCTTTCATAGCTGCCCAAGTATTGGTTGCTAATACTGCCACTTTATCTCCAAATTGTAATACTTGTGTTACACCATTTACTTTCTTAGTCTCAACATCTGTATAACTTTCTAATTTTTGTCCAAATGCTGGTGGACGTAATACAGATGCGTATTGCATTCCTTCTGCAACATAATCTAATCCAAATAATGGTTTACCTGTTACTATTTTGTCTACATCAACATTTATGGCATCTTTTCCTATAATGGAGTACTCTGAAGGTTTCTTTAAAGTTACCTTTTCTGGAACTTCCAACAAAGCAGCTTCTTTTACTACTTCTCCATACCCTAAGGTTTCACCTTTTGCATTGGTAATAATCCCTTTAGATGCTTTACAAGAGTTTGCTTCTACTCCCCATTTTACAGCTGCTGCATTGATTAACATTTGCTTGGTAGTAGCTCCTGTTTGACGAAGTGCATCCCATCCATGTCTAATAGATTGGCTTCCTCCTGCTACCTGACGAGTATATTCTTTTTTATTGTACTTGGCTTGTACTACATGTACCTTATCCCAGTCTACATCTAATTCTTCTGCTATAATCATGGGCATTGCAGTTTTTACACCTTGACCTATTTCTGGATTGGGTGAATAAATGGTTACATACCCATTATCGGCTATTTTTATAAATGCATTAAAATCATTAAAATTTAAGTTTTCAACATCTATTGAAGGTGCTACATTAGGTTTGCAAGCTGTAAATAAGTTAAACCCAACTAACAATCCTCCTCCTGCTAAAGCAGTTGTTTTTAAAAAGTTTCTTCTACTGAAACTTAACATTTCTTTTGTACTCATGATTAGTTGTTTTATGACATTTTATCAGCTGCTATAGCTACTGCTTTTTCTATTCTATTATAAGAAGCACATCTACATAAATTACCATGCATTGCCTCACGTATTTCTTCTGTAGTTGGTTTAGGGTTTTCTTTTAAAAAGGAAGCTGCTGTCATTATTTGTCCTGCTTGGCAATATCCACACTGAGGCACATCTACTTCTTTCCAAGCTTGTTGTAATGGGTGATTTCCTTCTTTGGATAATCCTTCAATAGTAGTAATCTCTTCTTTTTCTAACATGGACACCTGTAATTGACAGCTTCTCATGGCTTTTCCATCTATATGAACTGTACAGGCTCCGCATTGTGCTATACCACAGCCAAATTTAGTTCCTACCATATTTAATTCGTCACGTAAAATCCAAAGTAAAGGAGTATCTGAATCAGCAGAGATTGTTACCAACTCTCCATTGATTTTTAAATTATATGTTGGCATTTCTTGTTAGTTTTGTTTCGTCTTTTGTAAGTTACAAAAAATAACCTAGCCACATTTCTTTCTAATACTATTTTAACAGAGTTTTAATTATAACACTAATAGCATATCAACCACTAAAAACCTGATATTAAAAACTTACACATGGAGTTATGTTTAACCTCCTTTTTAAATCTTACCCCATAAAAATAGGTGTAGGATTATTAGAAATTGATTCTTATCACATATTTCTAAAAATAAGTCATAAAAAAAGCAATCTATTTCAGATTGCTCTTTTGTGCTATATTAATATCTTTTATTTCTTCAATACTATCCAGTAATCTTTTTTGAATCATTTGTATGATTCTTTTGTGAAACTCTGAAGTATTCTTTTCATAAGAGATGTATTCTTCATTTGTAAATTGACCAATTACAACTCCTAATAATTGATTTCTTAATCCTATATTTTTAAATACTACTTTTTTAATATAATCAGTAAACCTATCATTTGAAAAATTATGAATATCTACTTTTTGTTTTATTGATATTCTACTGAATACTCTTACAATTATATCATGCTGTAATTTTAATATAGGACGTAAGGTTACATTCTGAAAACTCTCATTTTCATTGTTTGAAGAAAGATTTAAAACTGGACGAATACTTTTTTTATCTTCCATTCAAAAAGTTGGTTACATTACTTTCTATACGTTCTAAGACATTCTCAGTATTAGCTTTCACAAAAGTTTCTCCTGTTATTTGCTCGTATAGTTCTATATACCTATTAGAGATTTCTTCTATTTTCTCATCAGACATTTCTGGAATTTGTTGCCCTTCTTTTCCTTGAAATCCATTCTCTATCAACCATTGACGCACAAACTCTTTAGATAATTGCTTTTGTTTCTCTCCTTTATCTTGACGTTCTACATATCCTTCTTCATAAAAATAACGTGAAGAGTCTGGTGTATGAATTTCATCTATTAAAACAATTTTACCTTCTTTAGTTTTTCCAAATTCGTATTTAGTATCTACTAAAATAAGCCCTCGTTTTTTTGCTATTTCTGTACCTCTTTCAAATAACTTACGTGTATAATCTTCTAACACAATATAATCTTCTTCTGAAACAATTCCTTTGGCTAGAATATCTTCTCTAGAAATATCTTCATCATGTTCACCATTATCCGCTTTGGTAGATGGGGTTATAATTGGAGTTGGAAACTTATCATTTTCTTTCATTCCTTCTGCCATTTCAACACCACAAAGCACTCTTTTTCCTGCTTTATATTCACGTGCCGCATGACCAGATAAATACCCACGAATTACCATTTCCACTTTAAATGGTTCACATAAATGGCCTACCGCTACATTTTCATCTGGAGTGTCTAGCAACCAGTTTGGAACAATATCTGCCGTATCGTTCATCATCTTTGTTGCTATTTGATTCAATATTTGCCCTTTAAAAGGAATTTGCCTTGGTAAAATAACATCAAAAGCAGACAGTCTATCAGAAGCTATCATTACTAGTAATTCATCATCTATATTATAAACCTCTCTTACTTTACCTTTATAAACTTGCTTTTGCTTAGGAAACTGGAAGTTAGTTTCGTTAATTGTATTCATTATTTTATTTGTTGTGTTGTAGTGTGCAAATTTAGAGTTTTTAGTTATGATTAAAAATTGTTTTTCTTTTTTGAAGTAATTCTTTATTTCTCGTCTAAAAATATTCTATTAAATAAAAAAAGTCAGTTTGAAAAAAACATCAAACTGACTAAGAGTTGTAGCTAAAAAGTAAAACGATTTATGTTTTTATTATAGTATTATTCCTACGAGTTTTAGTAAATCCTTTATTGTATTCACAACTGTAGGGTTCTTAATTTTAAATTGGAAAAAGATTTTACCACTACTTTTATAAATAGCATCAAAATTCACATAAACTTTAGATATAAAGTTGTAAGAAATATCCATATCAATATTTTTCTTAATCACTACAAATTTGTTAATGATAAGTTTAATAATTGTGCTTTTAAAAAGAAAAACAATATCTATAAATTTATTTTTAATTTTAATTTTAGAAACCTTTAATGTTCCCGCTTCAATTTTATTTACAGCAGTATTAAAGTGTAATGGCAACTCTACATGAGCACTTCCTGTTCTATCTAGTACTCTTCTATATTTTCCAAAAAATTTAATATAGTGTCTATACCTAGCATTTCCTTTAAACTTGATTATTACATTAGTTCCTCCACTAGTAGTTATAGATTCTAATGAAAACCCATACAAATCAACTTTTTGTTTGTTACTATGCTTTCTTAAAGCAGGAAATTTAGCTACCGCATTTTTAAGTAATTGCTCAGATAAGCCTAATTTTAAAGTAAGATTATTTGATTGTGAGCTAATACTAGCTGCAAAGTATTTCTTTGCATTTTGTTTAATATCCCATAATAAGTATCCTATAGCTCCTGCTAATTCATTTTTATCATAGGTAAAACCACCTTTGGCTGCATCATTATTTAAAGTAAAAATTTTAGCCTGCTTTTCTAACTCTTGCTCAAATTTTGCTTTTTCTTGCTCAACTTCTTCAGCTACCATTTTTTCTAGTTCTTCAACTGTCATTCCAGTTTCTTCCAGAAAAGTTTGGTTAACTCCGTCTACAAAAACGTCATTTTCAAAATCTGTCGCATTTTGTATGTCACTATTTTCTATTATTTCTTGTTCTATAACGACATCATTTTCTTTTTGGCATCCTAACATCAATAGTATTACAAATAGCCATATGTACTTATAGTAGTTTGTTTTTTTCATTTTTAGTTTAGTTTAATTGATTTTTGTTTTAAATGGTTTTTAGTTTCTAACTACAACTTATAAAGTTATTCATCAACCCAAACAAATACATAAAAAAAACATGAATTAAACGTTAACTATTTATTTGTGGAATATTAAACAGTTTGTGTGATTAGCTTATTAATACTACAACACCAAAATAGTAGTCTAATACCATTCCTTATTTAAATTTACTCACAAGAAAAAAACCTGATAAATTCCACTATGAATTTATCAGGTTTCTGTCGCTTCTATATTTTATAAAAAATATAAAAACAGTATCTTTTTTATAAAGTATATTATTCTGTCTCTATGCTTTTATAAGCTTTAATAATGCGTTTTACTAATTTATGACGGATTACATCTTTATCATCTAAATACACTTGACCTATACCTTCAATATCTTTTAAAGCTAATAAAGATTCTTTTAGTCCTGATACTTGCTTACGTGGTAAATCGATTTGCCCTGGATCTCCTGTTATAATAAACTTAGCACTACGTCCCATACGTGTTAAAAACATTTTCATTTGGGCATGTGTTGTATTTTGTGCTTCATCTAATATTACAAAAGCATTATCTAATGTTCTACCACGCATAAATGCTAAAGGTGCTATTTGAATGGTTCCGTTTTCTATATAAGCTTGAAGCTTTTCATGCGGTATCATATCTCTTAACGCATCGTATAAGGGTTGCATATAGGGATCTAACTTCTCTTTTAAATCTCCTGGTAAAAAACCTAAATTTTCACCCGATTCTACTGCTGGTCTAGTTAAAATAATTCTACGCACTTCTTTCTCTTTTAGTGCTTTTACCGCTAAGGCTACTGCTGTATATGTTTTTCCTGTTCCAGCTGGTCCCACAGCAAAAAGCATATCATTCTTCATCATTAATTTAACCATCTTACGCTGATTCTCGGTTTCTGGCTTAATTAATTTTCCGCTTACGCCGTGAACTAGCACATCGCTATTTCCTCCAGCTTTTCTAATCTCTTCTTCCTTACCTGTAGAGGTTAAAATACGCTCTATACTATTTTCATCTAATCTATTATACCTATTAAAGTATTTAATAAGCATCCCTAAACGCTTTTCAAATTCGTCTAAAATATCAGGTTCTCCGTAAATCTTAAGCTTATTTCCTCTAGCAACTATTTTAATTTTTGGGAAGTATGTTTTTAATAATGAGATAGTACTATTCTGTGCACCAAAAAAATCATTCGGATTGATTTCTGTTAATTCAATAATTCTCTCGTTCAAATGCTATATGTTTTAATTTTATTCCTCTAAAAGTAACGATTATTTTTAATGAATTACTTAGTTTTGTCATTATTTTCAGTATAATTTTTCACAAAATAATTAACAGGCACCTAAATTAATGGCTATTATCACCTTAACTACAGATTTTGGAATGAAAGATCCTTTTGTAGGAGCTGTAAAAGGTGCTATATATTCTGAATTACCAACGGCTACTATAGTTGACATTACCCATCTAATATCTCCGTTTAATATTACAGAAACGGCTTACATTCTAAAAAATGCATATAAGAGTTTCCCTGAGAGAACTATTCATATTATTGGAGTTGACTCTGAATTAAGTCCTGACAACAAACACATTGCTATAGAACTGGACAATCAGTTTTTTATTTGTCCAGACAACGGATTAATTTCTATGGTTGCTTCAGAAATTAACCCAACTAAAATAGTAGAGATTAATATTCATAATCATATTAATAGTAGTTTTCCTGTTTTAGATGTATTTGTAAAAGTAGCTTCACACATAGCTAGAGGAGGTAGTTTAAGTGTTATTGGAAAAGAAATTACTGATTATAAAAAGTTAATTGAAATTCAACCTAAAATTAACCAACAACAAACCATTATTAAAGGTGGTGTTATTTATATTGATAATTATGGAAATGCCATTACTAACATTTCTAAAAAATTATTCTCTTCAATTGGGAAAGGTAGAAATTTTGTGATTTCGGCAAGTAGATACCAATTTACCAAAGTTTTTGATAAGTATAATGAAATAGTAGATTATAGCATACCTGAAGAAAAGAGACAATATGATGGTGATAAATTGGCTATTTTTAATTCTGCTGACTTTTTAGAGATTGCCATTTACAGAAGCAATTTAAATACGGTTGGTGGAGCTTCTACTTTATTAGGTCTCCAATATAGAGATACCATTACTATAGAGTTTGAAGATATTATTAAACCAGAGTTTATTCCTGCAAATCAATAATTATGTTTGTACGCATTGTTAAGTTAAGTTTCCAGCCAGAAAAAGTTGAGGAGTTCTTAAGTAATTTCAATGAAAAAAAAGTGTTTATACGAAACGCACCAGGTTGTCGTTTATTAGAATTGTATAGAGACAAAGAAAATTCGAATATATTTTTTACCTATAGTTATTGGGATACAGAACAGGATTTAGAGAATTATAGAAACTCTGATTTATTTAAAGGGGTTTGGGCTAAAACTAAAGTTCTTTTTAATGACAAACCAATGGCATGGAGTGTAGATAAAATGGTTTCTTTAGATTAGTTATGAGTTATGAGTTATGTTTTTTATGTATTTGTTATAAAACATGCTTGTGATTCACATGAATTTAAAATACGAAAAAGAATAAATACCTTTGGTAAAATTATAGACATCACTAACAACTAAATAGATATTACTTAATGTTAGCAGTACTAAAAAAAGAATTCAACGCATTTTTTGCTTCGCCCATAGCTTACTTAGTTATTGGTATTTTTTTATTAATTAACGGATTGTATTTATGGGTTTTTAAAGACAACCTTAATATTTTAAATGCAGGGTTTGCCGATTTGAATAGTTTTTTTTACTTAACTCCTTGGTTATTTTTATTTCTTATTCCAGCAATTACTATGCGTAGTTTTGCGGATGAGTTTAGTAACGGAACTATAGAGATTTTAAAAACAAAACCTTTAACCGATTGGCAAATTGTGTTAGGTAAGTTTTTTGCTTGTTTACTTTTAGTTGTTATGGCCTTAATACCAACACTTATCTATGTTTATACTATTAATGACTTAGGGAATTCTGTTGGCAATTTTGATGGTGGTAGTATTATTGGCTCGTACTTAGGTTTGCTTTTTTTAGCGTCAACGTATGTAGCTATTGGGTTATTTAGCTCTACTTTATCTAAAAATCAGATTGTTGCTTTTATAATAAGTGTTTTTATTACATTTTTACTGTTTTATGGTATAGAAGCTATAGGTAATGCCATGGGAAATACTGGTTATACAATTCAACAATTTGGAATTAATGAACATTTTAAAAGTATTCGTCGTGGTGTTATTGACAGTCGTGATGTTATTTATTTTGTAAGTGCTAGTTTCTTTTTCTTATTCATCACTAAACAACAAGTAAACAATGACTAAAAAAATTAAACAAATAGTACTCATTTTTGTTGGTTTGGTAATCATCAATTACGTAGGAAATAATATTTATAAACGTTTTGATTTAACTAAAGATAAACGATATACACTATCCAAGGTTAGTAATCATTTAATTGATAAAATAGATAATACCTTATTTATAAATGTGTACTTAGAAGGTAGTTTTCCTTCTGAATTTAAACGCTTACAAATAGAAACTAGACAGTTTTTAGAGGAACTACAAGCGCAAAACAGCAATATCCGTTTCCGATTTATTAACCCCGACAAATACAGAGAGAAACTCATTAAAAAAGGAATGCTTCCTAGTCAGCTAACCGTTGAAGAAGATGGTAAATTATCTGAAGCTATTATTTTTCCTTGGGCAGAAATTAATTACAACAATAAAAGAGAACTTGTTTCTTTATTACCAGATTCTGCTTTAAAAACACAAGAAGCGCAATTACAAAACGCTATTGAAAAGTTAGAATATTCTTTTGCTAATGCTTTAAATTTAATTACTAAACAACAAAAACCTAAAATAGCTATTCTTACTGGTAATGGTCAGCTTGAAGATATTCATTTATACAGTCTGTTAACTTCATTACGAAACAATTATCGTTTAGCTAAGTTCACCTTAGATAGTGTTGAAAATGCACCACAAAAAACATTAAACGATTTAACTAAATACGATTTAGCTATTATTGCAAAGCCTACTGAACGTTTTACGGAAAGTGAAAAGTTAGTGCTAGATCAATACATTAATAAAGGTGGTAGAAGTTTATGGATGGTAGACACTAATTATGCGGATACGGATAGCTTGTACAATGAAGGTAAAATGATGGCGTTTCCTAGAGATTTAAACTTAACAGATTTGTTATTTAGCTATCAAGTAAGAATAAATAATAAACTTGTAAAAGATTTGTACAGTGCTAAAATTCCTTTAGCCACCGGAAATGTTGGAAACCAAGCTCAGTTTCAACATCTAAATTGGTTTTATCATCCTTTAGCAAATGGAAATCCACAACATCCTATTACTAAAAATGTAGCCCCCACTCGTTTTCAGTTTACCACACAAATTGATACGTTAAAAGGAACTATTAAAAAAACTCCTTTATTTATATCTTCTATACTCTCCAAAAAAATTGGAACGCCTAATTTTATTGAACTGAGTAGTATTGCTAAAGAACCTAAACAAGATGAATATACTGCTGGGCCTCAACTATTAGCTGTTTTATTAGAAGGCACCTTTTCTTCCGCCTATAAAAACCGAATAAAACCGTTTAAAAATGAAGATTTTACTTCTGACAAAGTTGATACTAAAATGATTGTAATAGCCGATGGTGACATTGCTAAAAATCAAATTTTAAAAGGAAAACCTTATGATTTAGCCAAAGACAAATGGACTGGAGCATATTATGGTAATAAAGAGTTTTTAATAAATGCCATTGACTATTTATTAGACGACACAGGCATTATTCAACTACGAAATAAAACGATAAACATTCCGCTTTTAGATAAACAAAGAGCTTATAATGAAAAAGGGTATTGGCAATTACTTAATATTGGAATACCACTTTTATTACTAACTTTATTTGGTTTTGGATTTAATTATATAAGAAAAAAGAAATATCAATAACTAAAAGAGGAACTTTATAAGCGTTCCTCTTCTTAGTTTAAGTTATTACTTCTCAAGTTTTACAAGTAATCCCTATTCTCTCAACTTGATTTCCTCTAAAATATACTTTAGCATAGTATCTTGTTCTTTTAAATACTCTTGTATTCCTTGAGTTATTACTACATCTGGAAAAACACCTCTATCAATAGGTAAACTAGTTGCTGTAGTTTGATACGTATTTCTTGCCACGGCATATTGAATCCCTGTGTTTGGCAACCTCAAACGTTTTTGTCCTCCAGTACAAAACTGATTTGATCCCAACTCCTCTCCTACTAATGTTCCTAATTTTAGATGCTTTATTAACGACATAAAATGCCCTGTAGTTGATCCTCCGTTTCCATCCATCATGAAATATAGATTTTCTTTAAACGAATTCTCTAAAGGGCTAACTTCCTCTAACTTTTCATTAAACTGGGCTTTAGAATAATAGACAAATGGTTCTTTAGCTAAATACCTCAACAAATACCTTCCTGCATCTGACGATCCTCCTCCGTTTTTTCTTACATCAATAATTAAGTTTTGTATATTTTTATCTTTCAATTCATTAAAAATCTTATCAGTAAATTGTTTAAATTCTTTAAACTTGTTTCCATAATAAGCAAAAGTTCTAATAGTTAAAACTGCTGTTTTATCATTTATATATTTTAAATCCAATGGTTTCTTTGCCAAATATTTTGGTAAAACACCTAATTTACTTTTATAACTAGATAATTTTTTTAAAACTACTTTCTTTTGTTGCTTTTTTAATGTTACTGTATAAGACTTTGGAAAGTTGAATGCGTAAGGTATAATTGAAGTTGAATGCGCATTCAGAAAGTTCTTTTTATACGTTTCTATTTTTCCTTGAGAAGAAATATTTGGATATACTTTAGCCTTTAGTTCATTTATAGTAAAACCATTTATAGCTATAATTTCATCAGCAGGTTTCAATACATTTTTATTCATCAAAGGATTTACCACATAAAGTCTATCTTTTATCAATCTAACCTCTAGAGGAAATCGTAGATCAATGGGTAGCATTGTTCTTTCTTGGTAAAAATATCCTAATGAAGTATGACTGCAATTGATATTAGCTATAATTTCACTACAATACCAAATAAATTGACTAAAAGTAGTTTCTTCAGTTATTAACTTCTTCTTTTCTTCTAATTTTTGCCAGAATTCTTTTTCAGAAATAAACTTAAACACATTTGGATGTACTTCTGTTAGCCTTTTTCCCAACTCGTTCAAATCTTCTAAGTATTGATGATTTGGATATACTTTATAAAATCTGGAAGTATCATAATCTCCATACTTAATTCTATTGATATAGTCTTCTGCATTTATATTTTTAGGATTTAAAGCCAATGATTTTTCATAGTTTTTAACAGCTTTTTCTTTATTTCCATCAGCAAGATAGGCTTCTCCCAAACTATCATACGGATTAGAAGCTTCTGGGAATTCGCTAACTAATAATTTAAAAATTTCTATAGCTTCTTTTACTTTTCCATTATTTAAGTATTGATAACCTAAAGTATTCAATTCATTTTCATCCTCAAAATTATAAATAGAAGGAACTTCATTTTTAAGTTTATAATAATATGCTATTACTTCTTGA encodes the following:
- a CDS encoding SAM-dependent chlorinase/fluorinase; the encoded protein is MAIITLTTDFGMKDPFVGAVKGAIYSELPTATIVDITHLISPFNITETAYILKNAYKSFPERTIHIIGVDSELSPDNKHIAIELDNQFFICPDNGLISMVASEINPTKIVEINIHNHINSSFPVLDVFVKVASHIARGGSLSVIGKEITDYKKLIEIQPKINQQQTIIKGGVIYIDNYGNAITNISKKLFSSIGKGRNFVISASRYQFTKVFDKYNEIVDYSIPEEKRQYDGDKLAIFNSADFLEIAIYRSNLNTVGGASTLLGLQYRDTITIEFEDIIKPEFIPANQ
- a CDS encoding antibiotic biosynthesis monooxygenase family protein, which codes for MFVRIVKLSFQPEKVEEFLSNFNEKKVFIRNAPGCRLLELYRDKENSNIFFTYSYWDTEQDLENYRNSDLFKGVWAKTKVLFNDKPMAWSVDKMVSLD
- a CDS encoding phosphoribosylaminoimidazolesuccinocarboxamide synthase; amino-acid sequence: MNTINETNFQFPKQKQVYKGKVREVYNIDDELLVMIASDRLSAFDVILPRQIPFKGQILNQIATKMMNDTADIVPNWLLDTPDENVAVGHLCEPFKVEMVIRGYLSGHAAREYKAGKRVLCGVEMAEGMKENDKFPTPIITPSTKADNGEHDEDISREDILAKGIVSEEDYIVLEDYTRKLFERGTEIAKKRGLILVDTKYEFGKTKEGKIVLIDEIHTPDSSRYFYEEGYVERQDKGEKQKQLSKEFVRQWLIENGFQGKEGQQIPEMSDEKIEEISNRYIELYEQITGETFVKANTENVLERIESNVTNFLNGR
- a CDS encoding molybdopterin cofactor-binding domain-containing protein, producing the protein MSTKEMLSFSRRNFLKTTALAGGGLLVGFNLFTACKPNVAPSIDVENLNFNDFNAFIKIADNGYVTIYSPNPEIGQGVKTAMPMIIAEELDVDWDKVHVVQAKYNKKEYTRQVAGGSQSIRHGWDALRQTGATTKQMLINAAAVKWGVEANSCKASKGIITNAKGETLGYGEVVKEAALLEVPEKVTLKKPSEYSIIGKDAINVDVDKIVTGKPLFGLDYVAEGMQYASVLRPPAFGQKLESYTDVETKKVNGVTQVLQFGDKVAVLATNTWAAMKGKKALKAVWKDEEKLESTEDHNKILNNILGGNDFKNRREDGNVKKAFSEADKVIEKTYHSPFLPHNCLEPMNFYANVTKEKVHLVGPIQTPQWTAGRIAQLLNRKEEEIELEMTRMGGGFGRRLYGDFALEAAEISNVAKQPVKVVFSREDDMTDGIYRPAIKYRIAASIKDNKITGYHLKEAAINGNMYGAIPHFFPAGCIPNYKVSTQNYQSTITTGAWRAPYTNFLAYAEQSFFDELAEELGKDPVQLRIELLQNVKGTKDENIQYSGQRMENTIKLAAEKGGWGKAEKDVYQGFSAYYSHNTHVAELAEVVLKDGLPVVTKVVAAVDCGIVINPTGAINQIQGGVIDGIGHALYGDFTFKDGKPSHKNFDTYRLIRMNETPKVEVHFVENELSPTGLGEPGLPPAGGAVANAIHKALGKRLYKQPFIKELQAKQGEILG
- a CDS encoding glyoxalase, giving the protein MEDKKSIRPVLNLSSNNENESFQNVTLRPILKLQHDIIVRVFSRISIKQKVDIHNFSNDRFTDYIKKVVFKNIGLRNQLLGVVIGQFTNEEYISYEKNTSEFHKRIIQMIQKRLLDSIEEIKDINIAQKSNLK
- the gldF gene encoding gliding motility-associated ABC transporter permease subunit GldF; translated protein: MLAVLKKEFNAFFASPIAYLVIGIFLLINGLYLWVFKDNLNILNAGFADLNSFFYLTPWLFLFLIPAITMRSFADEFSNGTIEILKTKPLTDWQIVLGKFFACLLLVVMALIPTLIYVYTINDLGNSVGNFDGGSIIGSYLGLLFLASTYVAIGLFSSTLSKNQIVAFIISVFITFLLFYGIEAIGNAMGNTGYTIQQFGINEHFKSIRRGVIDSRDVIYFVSASFFFLFITKQQVNND
- a CDS encoding (2Fe-2S)-binding protein — translated: MPTYNLKINGELVTISADSDTPLLWILRDELNMVGTKFGCGIAQCGACTVHIDGKAMRSCQLQVSMLEKEEITTIEGLSKEGNHPLQQAWKEVDVPQCGYCQAGQIMTAASFLKENPKPTTEEIREAMHGNLCRCASYNRIEKAVAIAADKMS
- a CDS encoding PhoH family protein, whose translation is MNERIIELTEINPNDFFGAQNSTISLLKTYFPKIKIVARGNKLKIYGEPDILDEFEKRLGMLIKYFNRYNRLDENSIERILTSTGKEEEIRKAGGNSDVLVHGVSGKLIKPETENQRKMVKLMMKNDMLFAVGPAGTGKTYTAVALAVKALKEKEVRRIILTRPAVESGENLGFLPGDLKEKLDPYMQPLYDALRDMIPHEKLQAYIENGTIQIAPLAFMRGRTLDNAFVILDEAQNTTHAQMKMFLTRMGRSAKFIITGDPGQIDLPRKQVSGLKESLLALKDIEGIGQVYLDDKDVIRHKLVKRIIKAYKSIETE